A genomic window from Cutibacterium acnes includes:
- the rbfA gene encoding 30S ribosome-binding factor RbfA, with the protein MNTPNPRVAKLADQIRVVVAETLERRVKDPRLGFVTITDVRLTGDSRDATLFWTAMGTDKEIAGTEAALESAKGMLRSTVGKRLKLRYAPTLTFVRDATPETAKSIEDALARAAASDAEIARRSQGAMPAGEADPYRHSDEEE; encoded by the coding sequence ATGAACACACCGAATCCGCGTGTCGCCAAGTTAGCCGATCAGATCCGAGTCGTGGTGGCCGAGACCCTTGAGCGTCGTGTTAAGGATCCCCGCCTGGGCTTCGTGACGATCACCGATGTGCGTCTGACCGGGGACTCCCGTGACGCCACTTTGTTCTGGACCGCGATGGGTACCGACAAGGAGATCGCCGGAACGGAAGCGGCACTTGAGTCGGCGAAGGGGATGCTGCGTTCCACCGTCGGCAAGAGACTCAAGCTGCGCTACGCCCCGACCCTGACCTTCGTGCGTGATGCCACTCCTGAGACCGCCAAGTCGATCGAGGACGCCTTGGCACGAGCTGCCGCTTCTGATGCCGAGATCGCTCGACGCTCCCAAGGTGCTATGCCTGCCGGTGAGGCTGATCCCTACCGTCATAGCGACGAGGAGGAGTGA
- a CDS encoding sn-glycerol-1-phosphate dehydrogenase — protein sequence MSDEIIAAAVAGAGDTDVVEMGRGVLDRAGNVLAEHMCRARGHNLPALVVADERTWAVAGKAVDAGLRSAGVVACDPLVFPAEPCLYASLDNAHTIADRLRTLDAETGSAVVPIAVGSGTINDLTKLAAKDVGRRYAVVGTAASMDGYTGAGAPISDNGVKVTMQCVAPQVVIFDLDITAAAPQVMTASGYGDLAAKIPGGADWIIADAAGIEPLDQHVWALVQSGVRDALSRPDDLRRGDPEAFSGLVEGLILSGLAMQVYDGTRPASGAEHYFSHIWELAHVGADRNPPLSHGHKVAIGTLAMLAFYEKFLDRDLSRLDIDAAVAAWPDWRTVESDIRSTFEGALADHAVKETKVKYVDADGLRARLNRVVDRWHETRAALEKQLVRARVFADQLRRAGAPSRPEDIGLTAADVRATFPKAMYYRSRYTVLDLAREAGWYEELVEEVFAPDGLWT from the coding sequence ATGAGTGACGAGATCATCGCGGCAGCCGTCGCGGGCGCCGGGGACACCGACGTCGTGGAAATGGGACGGGGAGTCCTCGATCGTGCCGGAAACGTCCTGGCTGAGCACATGTGCCGCGCCAGGGGCCACAACCTGCCCGCCCTTGTCGTTGCCGACGAACGCACCTGGGCAGTGGCAGGGAAGGCCGTCGACGCCGGCTTACGCTCGGCCGGAGTGGTCGCCTGCGACCCGCTGGTCTTCCCTGCCGAGCCTTGCCTGTACGCCTCCTTAGACAACGCCCACACCATCGCCGACCGGCTACGCACCCTGGACGCCGAGACCGGTTCGGCAGTCGTCCCGATCGCGGTCGGGTCAGGAACTATCAACGACCTGACGAAACTGGCCGCCAAGGACGTGGGACGGCGTTACGCCGTCGTCGGAACTGCAGCCTCCATGGACGGCTATACGGGGGCCGGGGCGCCCATCAGCGACAACGGGGTCAAAGTGACGATGCAGTGCGTAGCACCGCAAGTTGTCATTTTCGACTTGGACATCACCGCCGCCGCACCGCAGGTCATGACAGCATCCGGATATGGCGATTTGGCTGCCAAGATTCCCGGTGGTGCAGACTGGATCATCGCTGACGCCGCCGGGATAGAGCCACTCGACCAGCATGTGTGGGCCCTCGTCCAGAGCGGCGTCCGGGATGCCCTATCACGTCCCGACGACCTGCGTCGCGGCGATCCGGAAGCATTCTCCGGACTCGTGGAAGGTCTCATCCTGTCAGGCCTGGCAATGCAGGTTTATGACGGCACTCGTCCAGCATCCGGGGCCGAACACTACTTCAGCCACATCTGGGAGCTGGCCCACGTGGGTGCCGACCGCAACCCACCACTGTCCCACGGGCACAAGGTCGCCATCGGGACCCTCGCCATGCTCGCCTTCTACGAGAAGTTCCTCGACCGAGACCTCTCCAGGCTCGACATCGACGCGGCAGTCGCAGCATGGCCCGACTGGCGGACGGTGGAGTCCGACATCCGCTCAACCTTTGAGGGTGCACTGGCCGACCACGCCGTCAAGGAGACAAAGGTCAAATACGTTGACGCCGACGGGCTGCGAGCCCGTCTCAATCGGGTCGTTGACCGATGGCACGAGACCCGAGCAGCCCTTGAGAAACAGCTAGTGAGGGCCCGCGTGTTCGCCGACCAGCTCCGTCGGGCCGGGGCCCCGTCCCGTCCCGAGGACATTGGACTGACCGCCGCCGACGTGCGGGCAACCTTCCCCAAGGCTATGTACTACCGCTCCCGCTACACCGTCCTGGACCTGGCACGTGAGGCGGGGTGGTACGAGGAACTCGTCGAGGAGGTGTTCGCCCCGGACGGACTGTGGACCTAA
- a CDS encoding ABC transporter ATP-binding protein: protein MQRWVELVSSDTIELDEVVVRYRSGWQLGPVSATFPVGVSALVGPNGAGKTTMLAVLTGIKRPRAGTLRRDGQPVRRRREGSGYRAHIGYVPQECTWSPSWPVEDFLAFCARMYRVPSTQVRHRCQGVMSDLNVGQFAHQPIGTLSGGQKRRVFLAAALVHDPEVLILDEPTVGLDPGERISFRRHVVEQAASRVVVLSTHLMDDVALSADQVHLVDGGHITWSGTLPELMAAAGESDSQDHVSVAEQGYLHLMQGRAESELLEGDR from the coding sequence GTGCAGCGATGGGTTGAATTGGTGAGTTCTGACACGATTGAACTTGACGAGGTGGTCGTTCGATACCGGTCGGGTTGGCAACTGGGGCCGGTATCGGCCACCTTTCCGGTGGGGGTGAGTGCCCTTGTCGGCCCCAATGGTGCGGGCAAGACGACGATGCTTGCTGTGCTCACCGGAATCAAACGACCGAGGGCCGGGACGCTACGTCGTGACGGGCAACCCGTGAGGAGACGACGGGAGGGCTCTGGGTACCGGGCCCACATCGGGTACGTTCCGCAGGAATGCACCTGGTCACCGTCGTGGCCGGTCGAAGACTTTCTCGCCTTCTGTGCGCGCATGTATCGAGTACCGTCCACGCAGGTCAGGCACAGGTGCCAAGGCGTCATGTCCGATCTGAACGTCGGTCAATTCGCCCACCAGCCCATCGGTACTCTGTCGGGCGGTCAAAAGCGTCGGGTCTTCCTCGCGGCGGCACTGGTTCACGACCCCGAGGTGCTCATTCTTGATGAGCCGACCGTGGGCCTGGATCCGGGGGAGCGGATCTCGTTTCGCCGCCACGTCGTCGAGCAGGCGGCCTCACGGGTCGTCGTGCTGTCCACCCATCTCATGGATGACGTCGCCTTGTCCGCAGACCAGGTGCATCTGGTCGATGGGGGACACATTACCTGGAGCGGCACGCTGCCCGAATTGATGGCTGCAGCAGGAGAATCTGATTCACAGGACCACGTGTCAGTGGCTGAGCAAGGTTACCTGCACCTGATGCAAGGTCGCGCAGAATCCGAGCTCCTTGAGGGGGACCGATGA